The sequence TCGTTAAGTGTTTCGATGAGTTCGTCGTAAAGTGCTTTCTCACGAGTGAGCGAGCGGCTTCGGGCAGAAAGTGCTTTATCTTCGAATTCTTTTAGTTCGGGCGTAATAAAGCGTTCGGCATTCTTAAGTGTTTGACGTCGAATGTAATCGACAGGCGCCTTTTCGGCTTGTGATTTACTGATTTCTATAAAATAGCCATGCACTCGGTTATAGCCAACTTTTAATGTGCTAAGGCCCGTGCGTTCGCGTTCTTGTGTTTCGAGTTTTACTAAAAATTCGCCAGCATTTGTGCTGATATTACGAAGCTCATCGAGCTCTTCGTCATACCCTTCTGCAATAACGCCTCCCTCACGAATTACCACGGGAGGGTTTTCAATGAGTGCTTTATTGAGCAATTCTACAAGCTCGGGAAATTGGCCAATGCTCGTGCAAATACTCCGTAATTTGGGCGTCTCGCCTGTCGCGAGTGCCGATTGAATATCGGGGCAGAGCGCAATGGAGCTTAGTAATCGAGAAAGGTCCCGTGGGCGTGCGGAGCGTAGTGCAATACGTCCTAAAATACGCTCTAGGTCGCCAACGTGTTTCAACGATTGTTGTAACGTGTGGTAGCGGTAATTATCGAGTAATGCGGTAATCACCGATTGACGGTCTTCGAGTATTTGCTGGTCGCGAAGAGGCGTATTTAGCCAGCGCCTAAGAAGGCGTGCCCCCATAGCGGTAGAGCTGGTATTTAATACACTATAAAGTGTATTGTCTTCGCCACCGGTAAGATTAATGTCTATTTCCAAGTTACGGCGAGTAGCGGCATCGAGCGTAACACTGTCATCAGGGTTTTCAACTTGAATGCTCGAAATGTGGCCCAGCTCGGTACGTTGCGTTTCTTTTGCATAACCGAAAAGACAGCCAGCAGCGCCCAGCCCAACCGTTAAATCGGCGCATCCGAAGCCGTCTAAATCTTTTGTTTCGAAGTGCCGGGTTAACAACCGTACGCCGGTATCAATATCAAACTCCCACTCGGCACGCGCTCTATAGCCGGGGCGAAGGGTAATGCTCGACGGGATACTGGTGGTGTCTTGGGCAAGAATTTCTGCGGGGCGTAAGCGTTCAACCTCCGCAATGAGAGATTCTTCTCCCGTAATTTCAAACACAAAAAATCGGCCGCTGCCCATATCGAGGCATGACACGCCGTAAACGTCATCGTGGCCACAGATGGCCATAAGCCAATTATCGCGGTACTCGTCGAGCAGAGCTTCGTCACTCACCGTACCAGGCGTAACTACGCGCATCACTTTGCGTTCGACGGGGCCTTTGCTGGTTGCAGGGTCGCCAATTTGCTCACAAATCGCAACGGACACCCCAAGGCGCACGAGTTTGGCTAAATAATTTTCGGCCGCGTGGTAAGGCACGCCGCACATAGGAATGGGGTCGCCACCAGATTTACCTCGAGCCGTTAAGGTAACATCAAGTAACTTCGACGCCGTTTTTGCATCATCAAAAAAAAGCTCGTAAAAATCACCCATCCTATAAAAAAGGAGTTCATTGGGGTGGTCGGCCTTAAGACGCAAAAACTGCTGCATCATGGGAGTGTGTTGTGGGGTAGAGGCTTCGCTTAGCTTACTTTTTTTACTGCTTTTTTTCGGTAAATTACTCATAAAATCAATACGTTAGATTATGTCTTGCTTTCGCAAGCGCTGTGTCAGGGCGTCTCAGTGAGTCTCAGGAATGTCATCAAAAACCACTCTCTGGCATAGCTTCCGGTATAGCGTGAGCTTCAGAGGGTGGGCGAAAATCGGCCAGATGTTGAACGTTATATGAGCGCTCAGAAGTAAATAGAAGTAATTATCAGTTCTATTTGCGAGTTAATATTGAGGGCATTATATCAATGAAAACGACTAAGACAGCTTTAACTTCGTCAATTGTGAAGAAACATAAGACGGGTGTACTTTCAGACACATCTCCGCACGTGGGTCTGCGTCTTGTAGCGACCAAAATGGCACAAAATTGTGGCTGTACAGATACCGAACACCTCGCCGAGAATGTCGCCTTAAGCCGATGAAGCTGGGGGACTACCCCGCAATGGGCTTAAGCGAGGCGCGAGAAGAAATTCAGCGGCAAAAGAAAATTCGTTTTGAACATGGTGACCCCGCCCTATACAAAAAGGAGTGTGAAGTTAAAAAGCGGGTAGAGCAAAAGCGAGTAAAGCAAGAAACCATGAAACCATGAAATTATCCAAGCTCATCGAACACTACTTAACCAAAGAGGTCGCGTTAAGTGAGATTAAAGAAAAAACCAAAGCAGAAATTCACCGATTATTGAAAGCGCCCGAGTTAGATTCGCTCAAAGCGTTAAGTATTTTGGAGCTTCAGCGACAGGAAGTTTTCGAGGTGTTCATGCATATTAAAACCATACGCACCCCCGGAACCGCAGAAAGAATTAGGCAGCGTTTGAAGCTGGTTTTTGAGTTTGGTTTAAATAGCGGTTATTTGCCCTCCGATTTTGCAATACCGCTTCCACAGAAACAAATAGCTAGAACCAGCAATTCCCGTGATCGCTATTTAAGTGGTGATGAGCTGAAAAAGCTTTTCGATTGGTTGCCCTTATCCGGTTTACCGCCTACAGGCAAGCGAGTCATATTGAT is a genomic window of Teredinibacter purpureus containing:
- the mutS gene encoding DNA mismatch repair protein MutS — translated: MSNLPKKSSKKSKLSEASTPQHTPMMQQFLRLKADHPNELLFYRMGDFYELFFDDAKTASKLLDVTLTARGKSGGDPIPMCGVPYHAAENYLAKLVRLGVSVAICEQIGDPATSKGPVERKVMRVVTPGTVSDEALLDEYRDNWLMAICGHDDVYGVSCLDMGSGRFFVFEITGEESLIAEVERLRPAEILAQDTTSIPSSITLRPGYRARAEWEFDIDTGVRLLTRHFETKDLDGFGCADLTVGLGAAGCLFGYAKETQRTELGHISSIQVENPDDSVTLDAATRRNLEIDINLTGGEDNTLYSVLNTSSTAMGARLLRRWLNTPLRDQQILEDRQSVITALLDNYRYHTLQQSLKHVGDLERILGRIALRSARPRDLSRLLSSIALCPDIQSALATGETPKLRSICTSIGQFPELVELLNKALIENPPVVIREGGVIAEGYDEELDELRNISTNAGEFLVKLETQERERTGLSTLKVGYNRVHGYFIEISKSQAEKAPVDYIRRQTLKNAERFITPELKEFEDKALSARSRSLTREKALYDELIETLNEHLLPLQTSAAAIAELDVLNTMADRADQLDFVRPSFTNTPGINIKQGRHPVVEQVLDDPFIPNDLSLDEQQRMLIITGPNMGGKSTYMRQAAITVLLAQVGSFVPAKSCEMGLVDRIFTRIGSSDDLAGGRSTFMVEMTETANILNNATENSLVLMDEIGRGTSTYDGLSLAWACVEHLAQHLKAFTLFATHYFEITALPDTLPTVKNVHLDATEHNDNIVFLHNIQPGPASKSFGLQVAKLAGIPADVLTNAKQQLATLEAGAQAQTETTRPSSTASRNTPPQSPQPDLFAAPIPSKADKQLTQTNPDELTPKQALELIYQLKALL
- a CDS encoding Arm DNA-binding domain-containing protein, giving the protein MSARGSASCSDQNGTKLWLYRYRTPRRECRLKPMKLGDYPAMGLSEAREEIQRQKKIRFEHGDPALYKKECEVKKRVEQKRVKQETMKP